A single genomic interval of Mycolicibacterium sp. MU0053 harbors:
- a CDS encoding LLM class F420-dependent oxidoreductase: MTKPDLGTFGVFGHYVQWQQLPPEQLREIERLGYRALWAGGSPAAELEWVEPILAATETLQVATGIVNTWTAPAEVVAQSFHRIEAAYPGRFLLGIGIGHPEAQTEYQKPYDALTEYLDRLDQHGVPVDRRVVAALGPRVLELSARRSAGAHPYLTTPEHTARAREILGAQAFLAPEHKAVLSTDAEHARAAGRKMLDIYLGLQNYRNNWKRLGFSDADLAKPGSDALVDAVIAHGSAEQVAARLHEHLRAGADHVPVQVLTRGDKLVAALAELAGPLGLTTGAA, translated from the coding sequence ATGACCAAACCTGACCTCGGCACCTTCGGCGTATTCGGCCACTACGTCCAATGGCAGCAGCTGCCGCCCGAACAGCTCCGCGAGATCGAGCGACTGGGTTACCGAGCGCTCTGGGCCGGCGGGTCGCCGGCGGCCGAATTGGAGTGGGTCGAACCGATCCTGGCCGCGACCGAGACCTTGCAGGTCGCCACCGGCATCGTGAACACCTGGACCGCCCCCGCCGAGGTGGTGGCGCAATCCTTTCACCGCATCGAGGCGGCCTATCCGGGCCGGTTCCTGCTCGGCATCGGCATCGGCCACCCCGAGGCCCAGACCGAGTACCAGAAGCCCTACGACGCGCTGACCGAATACCTGGACCGCCTCGACCAGCACGGTGTGCCGGTGGACCGCCGCGTAGTGGCCGCACTCGGTCCCCGCGTCCTGGAGTTGTCGGCGCGTCGCAGCGCCGGCGCCCACCCGTACCTGACCACCCCGGAGCACACCGCCCGGGCCCGCGAGATCCTCGGTGCGCAGGCCTTTCTGGCGCCCGAGCACAAGGCCGTGCTCAGCACCGACGCCGAGCATGCCCGGGCTGCCGGTCGTAAGATGCTCGACATCTACCTGGGTTTGCAGAACTACCGGAACAACTGGAAGCGCCTCGGCTTCAGCGACGCCGACCTGGCCAAACCGGGCAGCGACGCGCTGGTCGATGCGGTGATCGCGCACGGCAGCGCGGAGCAGGTCGCCGCGCGCCTGCACGAGCATCTGCGCGCCGGAGCCGACCACGTGCCCGTCCAGGTCCTCACCCGAGGTGACAAGCTGGTAGCTGCACTCGCCGAACTGGCCGGGCCTCTGGGGCTGACCACCGGCGCCGCCTGA
- a CDS encoding DNA-directed RNA polymerase subunit alpha, whose translation MLISQRPTLSEEVIAEDRSQFVIEPLEPGFGYTLGNSLRRTLLSSIPGAAVTSIRIDGVLHEFTTVPGVKEDVTEIILNLKSLVVSSEEDEPVTMYLRKQGPGEVTAGDIVPPAGCTVHNPEMHIATLNDKGKLEVELVVERGRGYVPAVQNKASGAEIGRIPVDSIYSPVLKVTYKVEATRVEQRTDFDKLILDVETKNSISPRDALASAGKTLVELFGLARELNVEAEGIEIGPSPAEADHIASFALPIDDLDLTVRSYNCLKREGVHTVGELVARTESDLLDIRNFGQKSIDEVKIKLHQLGLSLKDSPATFDPSEVAGYDVATGTWNSEAGYDAEDNQDYAETEQL comes from the coding sequence ATGCTGATTTCTCAGCGTCCCACCCTGAGCGAAGAGGTCATCGCCGAGGACCGCTCGCAGTTCGTCATCGAACCGTTGGAGCCGGGTTTCGGTTACACCCTTGGCAACTCGCTGCGGCGCACGCTGCTGTCGTCCATCCCGGGCGCGGCGGTCACCAGCATCCGCATCGATGGGGTGTTGCACGAGTTCACCACCGTTCCCGGGGTCAAGGAAGATGTCACCGAGATCATCCTGAACCTCAAGAGCCTGGTGGTCTCGTCCGAGGAGGACGAGCCGGTCACCATGTACCTGCGCAAGCAGGGACCGGGCGAGGTCACCGCGGGTGACATCGTGCCGCCGGCCGGCTGCACCGTGCACAACCCCGAAATGCACATCGCGACCCTGAACGACAAGGGCAAGCTCGAGGTCGAGCTGGTCGTCGAGCGGGGCCGTGGCTACGTGCCCGCGGTGCAGAACAAGGCCTCCGGTGCCGAGATCGGCCGCATCCCGGTCGATTCCATCTACTCGCCGGTCCTCAAGGTCACCTACAAGGTGGAGGCCACGCGTGTCGAGCAGCGCACCGACTTCGACAAGCTGATCCTGGACGTCGAGACCAAGAACTCGATCAGCCCACGGGACGCGCTGGCCTCGGCCGGCAAGACCCTGGTCGAATTGTTCGGCCTGGCACGCGAACTCAACGTGGAGGCCGAGGGCATCGAGATCGGGCCGTCGCCGGCCGAGGCCGACCACATCGCCTCGTTCGCGCTGCCGATCGATGACCTGGACCTGACGGTGCGGTCGTACAACTGCCTCAAGCGTGAGGGTGTGCACACCGTGGGCGAGCTGGTCGCCCGCACGGAGTCCGACCTGTTGGACATCCGTAACTTCGGCCAGAAGTCCATCGACGAGGTCAAGATCAAGCTGCATCAGCTGGGTCTCTCGCTCAAGGACAGCCCCGCCACGTTCGATCCGTCCGAGGTTGCCGGTTACGACGTCGCCACCGGCACCTGGAACAGCGAAGCCGGTTACGACGCGGAAGACAATCAGGACTACGCCGAAACCGAGCAGCTCTAA
- a CDS encoding ATP-binding protein, with protein MSEECQAEELRTLFLFEQLSTEQLEMLCTAGYIETFPAGPLFAEGEPATRLYVLIDGEVVMSKRSGGVDIETTRTSQRGVYCGAWSAYLPYAERAYQTSVRLTVPSRMFVLPAADFARFMQTQFPMAVHLLEGHMIGGERQRQLVGQRERLLALGTITAGLTHQLNNPAAATARAVADLREGIGKMRHKLAMLAEGKFTPAALRVLVTVQDEVAEQVARTDRTEPSALESADREDELGQWFEDHGIAGAWEYASTFVEAGLDISWLQRVASTVDAAMLPSAIGWLKHTIDAELRTQEIAEASKRISALLAGAKQYSQMDRGAYQSANVNELLRSTIMMFGDKLGAPGKGKPVTLVKEMDYDLPEIACYPGDLNQVWTNLIDNAIQAMNGHGTLTVRTNSDNAAMIRVEICDDGPGIPADIVEKIFTPFFTTKPMGEGTGLGLDLAWRVVVEKHHGSLSVESKPGDTRFTVCLPCQAPPPGAE; from the coding sequence ATGTCCGAGGAATGCCAGGCCGAGGAATTGCGGACGCTGTTCCTGTTCGAGCAGCTGTCCACCGAGCAGCTCGAGATGTTGTGTACCGCTGGGTATATCGAGACCTTCCCGGCCGGACCGCTGTTCGCCGAGGGGGAACCCGCGACGCGGCTCTACGTGCTGATCGACGGCGAGGTGGTGATGTCGAAACGCTCGGGTGGCGTCGACATCGAGACCACTCGGACCTCGCAGCGCGGCGTGTACTGCGGCGCCTGGTCGGCCTATCTCCCCTACGCCGAGCGCGCCTATCAGACCTCGGTGCGGCTGACCGTGCCGTCCCGGATGTTCGTCCTGCCCGCTGCCGACTTCGCCCGGTTCATGCAGACCCAGTTCCCAATGGCCGTGCACCTGTTGGAGGGCCACATGATCGGTGGGGAGCGGCAACGCCAACTCGTCGGTCAGCGCGAACGACTGCTCGCGCTGGGCACCATCACCGCAGGCCTGACGCACCAACTCAACAATCCGGCGGCGGCCACCGCCCGCGCGGTGGCCGATCTGCGCGAGGGTATCGGCAAGATGCGGCACAAGCTGGCGATGCTCGCCGAGGGCAAGTTCACCCCGGCTGCGCTGCGGGTGCTGGTCACCGTCCAGGACGAGGTGGCCGAACAGGTGGCGAGGACGGACCGGACGGAGCCCTCGGCACTGGAATCCGCGGACCGCGAGGACGAGCTGGGCCAGTGGTTCGAGGACCACGGGATCGCCGGCGCCTGGGAGTACGCGTCGACATTCGTCGAGGCCGGCCTCGACATCAGCTGGCTTCAGCGGGTCGCGAGCACCGTCGATGCCGCCATGCTGCCGAGCGCGATCGGCTGGCTCAAGCACACCATCGACGCCGAACTGCGCACCCAGGAGATCGCCGAGGCGAGCAAGCGCATCTCGGCGCTGCTGGCCGGGGCCAAGCAGTATTCACAGATGGACCGCGGCGCGTACCAGAGTGCGAACGTCAACGAACTTCTTCGCAGCACCATCATGATGTTCGGCGACAAGCTCGGCGCGCCGGGCAAGGGCAAGCCGGTGACCCTGGTCAAGGAGATGGATTACGACCTGCCCGAGATAGCCTGCTATCCCGGCGATCTCAACCAGGTGTGGACCAACCTCATCGACAACGCGATCCAGGCCATGAACGGCCACGGCACGCTGACGGTGCGGACCAACAGCGACAACGCGGCGATGATCCGGGTCGAGATCTGCGACGACGGACCCGGCATCCCCGCGGACATCGTCGAGAAGATCTTCACCCCGTTCTTCACCACCAAGCCCATGGGCGAGGGCACCGGGCTGGGCCTGGATCTGGCCTGGCGGGTGGTGGTCGAGAAGCATCACGGCAGCCTGTCGGTGGAATCGAAGCCCGGCGACACCCGGTTCACGGTGTGTCTGCCGTGCCAGGCCCCGCCCCCGGGCGCGGAATAG
- the infA gene encoding translation initiation factor IF-1, protein MAKKDGAIEVEGRVVEPLPNAMFRIELENGHKVLAHISGKMRQHYIRILPEDRVVVELSPYDLSRGRIVYRYK, encoded by the coding sequence ATGGCCAAGAAAGACGGTGCCATCGAGGTCGAGGGCCGCGTGGTCGAGCCATTGCCCAATGCGATGTTCCGCATTGAGCTGGAGAACGGTCACAAGGTGCTCGCGCACATCAGCGGCAAGATGCGGCAGCACTACATCCGCATCCTGCCGGAGGACCGCGTCGTAGTGGAGCTGTCTCCGTACGACCTGTCCCGCGGCCGCATCGTGTACCGGTACAAGTAG
- the rpmJ gene encoding 50S ribosomal protein L36, protein MKVNPSVKPICDKCRVIRRHGRVMVICPDPRHKQRQG, encoded by the coding sequence GTGAAGGTGAACCCGAGCGTCAAGCCGATCTGCGACAAGTGCAGGGTGATCCGCCGGCATGGGCGGGTCATGGTGATCTGCCCCGATCCGCGCCACAAGCAGCGGCAGGGCTAG
- a CDS encoding LLM class F420-dependent oxidoreductase translates to MTDAVSLKPDLGRFGVWTFGPVSPTTAVEIEKLGYGALWVGGSPAADLDFAEPILAATETLQLATGIVNIWTAPAAEVAESYHRIEKAYPGRFLLGVGVGHPEHTEQYAKPVEALVKYLDDLDAKMVPTSRRVIAALGPKVLRLAAQRSAGAHPYLTTPEHTASARGLIGNTVFLAPEHKVALTRDAASARALGRQSVDFYLGLSNYVNNWRRIGFTAEEVASPGSDRLIDAVVAHGTPESIAARLTEHLDVGADHVTIQVLGDPEDLLPTLADLAGPLGLTAGS, encoded by the coding sequence ATGACCGACGCAGTTTCGCTCAAACCCGACCTCGGCCGCTTCGGCGTCTGGACCTTCGGCCCGGTCAGCCCGACAACCGCCGTCGAGATCGAGAAGCTGGGCTACGGCGCGCTGTGGGTGGGCGGCTCGCCGGCCGCCGACCTCGACTTCGCCGAACCGATACTCGCCGCGACCGAGACCCTGCAGCTGGCCACCGGCATCGTCAACATCTGGACCGCACCCGCGGCCGAGGTGGCCGAGTCCTATCACCGCATCGAAAAGGCCTACCCCGGGCGGTTTCTGCTCGGGGTCGGGGTCGGCCATCCCGAGCACACCGAGCAGTACGCCAAGCCGGTGGAGGCGCTGGTGAAATACCTCGACGACCTCGACGCCAAGATGGTGCCCACCAGCCGGCGGGTCATCGCGGCGCTGGGCCCCAAGGTGCTGCGGCTCGCGGCGCAGCGCAGCGCCGGCGCCCACCCCTACCTGACCACCCCCGAGCACACCGCCAGCGCGCGTGGCCTGATCGGCAACACGGTGTTCCTGGCCCCCGAGCACAAGGTCGCGCTGACCCGCGACGCCGCCAGCGCCCGCGCGCTGGGCCGCCAGTCCGTGGACTTCTATCTGGGGCTGTCGAATTACGTCAACAACTGGCGCCGCATCGGCTTCACCGCCGAGGAGGTCGCCTCGCCCGGCAGCGACCGCCTGATCGACGCGGTGGTCGCGCACGGCACACCCGAGTCGATCGCGGCCCGGCTGACCGAACACCTCGACGTCGGCGCCGATCACGTCACGATCCAGGTCCTCGGCGACCCCGAGGACCTGCTGCCGACGCTGGCCGATCTGGCCGGCCCCCTGGGCCTGACCGCCGGGAGCTGA
- the rpsD gene encoding 30S ribosomal protein S4, with amino-acid sequence MARYTGPVTRKSRRLGVDLVGGDQSFEKRPYPPGQHGRARIKESEYRLQLQEKQKARFTYGVMEKQFRRYYEEAQRRAGKTGEELLQILESRLDNVVYRAGIARTRRMARQLVSHGHFTVNGVKVDIPSYRVSQYDIIDVRETSLNTVPFQIARETAGERPIPSWLQVVGERQRILIHQLPERAQIQVPLAEQLIVEFYSK; translated from the coding sequence ATGGCTCGTTACACCGGACCCGTCACGCGCAAGTCGCGTCGCCTCGGCGTCGACCTTGTCGGCGGAGACCAGTCCTTCGAGAAGCGTCCCTACCCGCCCGGCCAGCACGGCCGCGCGCGGATCAAGGAGAGCGAATACCGTCTGCAGCTGCAGGAGAAGCAGAAGGCCCGCTTCACCTACGGCGTGATGGAGAAGCAGTTCCGTCGCTACTACGAGGAGGCCCAGCGCCGCGCCGGCAAGACCGGCGAGGAGCTGCTGCAGATCCTCGAGAGCCGGTTGGACAACGTCGTGTACCGCGCCGGCATAGCGCGTACCCGCCGGATGGCCCGCCAGCTGGTCAGCCACGGCCACTTCACCGTCAACGGTGTCAAGGTCGACATCCCGAGCTACCGGGTGTCGCAGTACGACATCATCGACGTGCGGGAAACCTCGCTGAACACCGTGCCGTTCCAGATCGCCCGCGAGACCGCGGGTGAGCGTCCGATCCCGTCCTGGTTGCAGGTCGTGGGCGAACGTCAGCGCATCCTGATCCACCAGTTGCCGGAGCGTGCGCAGATCCAGGTGCCGCTCGCCGAGCAGCTGATCGTCGAGTTCTACTCGAAGTAA
- the rplQ gene encoding 50S ribosomal protein L17, whose amino-acid sequence MPKPTKGPRLGGSSSHQQALLANLATALFEHGRIKTTEPKARALRPYAEKLITHAKKGSLHNRRQVMKKIRDKDVVHALFAEIAPFYADRNGGYLRIIKVEARKGDNAPMAVIELVREKTVTSEADRARRSAAAQPVAAAAAPQAAVEPEEAEGPTAEEAEATEVEATEAEAPEADAEDDTKS is encoded by the coding sequence ATGCCCAAGCCCACAAAGGGGCCTCGCCTCGGCGGGTCGTCCTCGCACCAGCAGGCGCTGTTGGCCAACCTGGCCACCGCGCTGTTCGAGCACGGCCGGATCAAGACGACCGAGCCGAAGGCGCGGGCGTTGCGGCCGTACGCGGAGAAGCTGATCACCCACGCCAAGAAGGGTTCGCTGCACAACCGGCGTCAGGTGATGAAGAAGATCCGCGACAAGGACGTGGTGCACGCGCTGTTCGCCGAGATCGCGCCGTTCTACGCCGACCGCAACGGTGGCTACCTGCGCATCATCAAGGTCGAGGCGCGCAAGGGTGACAATGCACCCATGGCCGTCATCGAGCTGGTGCGGGAGAAGACCGTGACCTCGGAGGCCGACCGCGCCCGCCGCTCGGCGGCCGCGCAACCGGTGGCGGCCGCGGCGGCGCCGCAGGCGGCCGTCGAGCCGGAAGAGGCCGAAGGCCCCACCGCCGAAGAGGCCGAGGCCACCGAGGTCGAGGCCACCGAGGCCGAGGCGCCCGAGGCTGACGCCGAGGATGACACCAAGTCCTAG
- the rpsM gene encoding 30S ribosomal protein S13 produces the protein MARLVGVDLPRDKRMEIALTYIFGVGRTRSQEILDATGIDRDLRTKDLTDDQLTQLREYIEGNLKVEGDLRREVQADIRRKIEIGCYQGLRHRRGLPVRGQRTKTNARTRKGPKRTIAGKKKAR, from the coding sequence GTGGCACGTCTAGTGGGCGTCGATCTCCCGCGCGATAAGCGCATGGAGATCGCGCTGACCTACATCTTCGGCGTGGGCCGTACCCGCTCCCAGGAGATCCTGGATGCGACCGGTATCGACCGGGACCTGCGGACCAAAGACCTGACCGATGACCAGCTGACTCAGCTGCGCGAATACATCGAGGGCAACCTCAAGGTGGAGGGTGATCTGCGCCGCGAGGTGCAGGCCGATATCCGCCGCAAGATCGAGATTGGCTGCTACCAGGGCCTGCGGCATCGCCGCGGCTTGCCGGTGCGTGGCCAGCGGACCAAGACCAATGCGCGCACTCGTAAGGGTCCCAAGCGCACCATCGCCGGCAAGAAGAAGGCCAGGTAA
- a CDS encoding flotillin family protein, translating into MSTLMIIVIVAAAALLLLVVLPLIYVKNYIKVPPNEVAVFTGRGTPKVVRGGARFRMPGIERVDIMSLEPFNVSINLQNALSNNGVPVNVEAVGLVRIGSAEEAVQTAVQRFLTSDLNELQRQINEILAGSLRGITATMTVEDLNSNRDTLARSVVDEAGGDLARIGMEVDVLKIAGISDANDYLKSLGQRRIAEVKRDAEVGTAEAERDAQIQSAKARQEGSVAQAEADTAIATANQRRDVELARLRAQTEAENAQADQAGPLANARAQKDVGIATEQAEAARVQARIEVEQRRAEQAQAALQADVIAPAEAQRQADIARAEGQRQSAILAAQAHAEAARQAGDAEADARKAAAEALRVERQAEADGIKARLLAEADGKKEIAAALNSYSAGAARLQMLPEVLQSVIKSTEAAAAPLAEIERMSIIGGSGDVQDAIGGLLGVSPLAVAKTIEALKSSGIDVAAMLNRSDGDHPAAAAEPASPSE; encoded by the coding sequence ATGTCCACCCTGATGATCATCGTCATCGTCGCCGCCGCAGCCCTGCTGCTGCTCGTGGTGCTTCCCCTGATCTATGTGAAGAACTACATCAAGGTCCCGCCGAATGAGGTCGCGGTGTTCACCGGCCGCGGCACCCCGAAGGTGGTGCGCGGCGGCGCCCGATTCCGGATGCCCGGCATCGAACGCGTCGACATCATGAGCCTGGAGCCGTTCAACGTCAGCATCAACCTGCAGAACGCGCTGTCCAACAACGGCGTGCCGGTCAACGTCGAGGCCGTCGGCCTGGTCCGGATCGGCTCGGCCGAAGAGGCCGTGCAGACCGCGGTGCAGCGCTTCCTGACCTCCGATCTCAACGAGCTGCAACGGCAGATCAACGAGATCCTGGCCGGCTCGCTGCGCGGCATCACCGCGACCATGACCGTCGAGGACCTCAACTCCAACCGCGACACCCTGGCCCGCAGCGTGGTCGACGAGGCCGGCGGCGACCTGGCCCGGATCGGCATGGAGGTCGACGTCCTCAAGATCGCCGGCATCTCCGATGCCAACGACTACCTCAAGTCGCTGGGTCAGCGCCGGATCGCCGAGGTGAAGCGCGACGCCGAGGTCGGCACCGCCGAGGCCGAACGCGATGCGCAGATCCAGTCCGCCAAGGCCCGCCAGGAAGGCTCGGTGGCCCAGGCCGAGGCCGATACCGCGATCGCGACCGCCAACCAGCGCCGCGATGTGGAACTGGCGCGCCTGCGCGCCCAGACCGAGGCCGAGAACGCCCAGGCCGACCAGGCCGGCCCGCTGGCCAATGCCCGCGCCCAGAAGGACGTCGGCATCGCCACCGAACAGGCCGAGGCCGCCCGGGTGCAGGCCCGCATCGAGGTCGAGCAGCGCCGCGCCGAGCAGGCACAGGCCGCGCTGCAGGCCGACGTGATCGCACCGGCGGAGGCGCAGCGCCAGGCCGACATCGCGCGCGCCGAAGGTCAGCGTCAGTCCGCGATCCTGGCCGCTCAGGCCCACGCCGAGGCGGCCCGGCAGGCCGGCGATGCCGAGGCCGACGCCCGCAAGGCCGCCGCCGAGGCGTTGCGCGTCGAACGGCAGGCCGAGGCCGACGGCATCAAGGCCCGACTGCTGGCCGAGGCCGACGGCAAGAAGGAGATCGCCGCGGCGCTCAACAGCTACTCGGCCGGCGCGGCCCGCCTGCAGATGCTGCCCGAGGTCCTGCAATCGGTGATCAAGTCCACCGAGGCGGCCGCGGCACCGCTGGCCGAGATCGAGCGGATGTCGATCATCGGCGGGTCCGGCGATGTCCAGGATGCGATCGGCGGCCTGCTCGGGGTGAGCCCGCTGGCGGTCGCCAAGACCATCGAGGCGCTGAAGTCCTCGGGCATCGACGTGGCCGCGATGCTGAACCGCAGCGACGGCGACCACCCCGCGGCGGCCGCGGAACCGGCGTCGCCCTCGGAGTAA
- a CDS encoding FAD-dependent oxidoreductase, which translates to MPGSQSPSRKPVILTVDDDPGVSRAVARDLRRHYGEHFRIVRAESGPDALAALNELKLRGETVAVFVADYRMPQMSGIEFLEAAMDLYPLARRVLLTAYADTHAAIDAINVVDLDHYLLKPWDPPAEKLYPVIDALIDAWRSAGDRAIPHTKIVGHPWNARSSEVREFLARNRLHYSWFRADEAKGARLLEAAGLDGLTLPVVITEQGQTLVGPSDAELAATLGLTTTPAEDFYDLVVIGGGPAGLAAAVYGASEGLKTVLIERTATGGQAGQSSRIENYLGFPDGLSGSQLAERARRQAEKFRAELITAAEVTALEVDGAARTVQLSDGRCIGARAVILAMGVEYRQLPAAGCAGLTGAGVHYGATSSVAADCAGDDVYVIGGANSAGQAAMFLSRTARSVTIVSRRTLEESMSHYLIQQIRANDRIVEMPHTVVHAVNGNGHLEGICLEDTRTGTRSNFRCGRMFIFIGAEPRTDWLDGVVVRDDHGFILAGPDLREVSGWTIDRPPHHLETSVPGVFAAGDVRAESAKRVAAAVGEGSMAVMLVHRYLAEA; encoded by the coding sequence ATGCCCGGATCACAGTCCCCCAGCCGTAAGCCCGTCATCCTGACCGTCGACGACGACCCCGGGGTTTCGCGTGCGGTGGCCCGGGATCTGCGCCGCCACTACGGTGAGCACTTCCGGATCGTGCGCGCCGAATCGGGGCCGGATGCGTTGGCGGCCCTGAACGAACTCAAGCTGCGCGGCGAGACCGTGGCGGTTTTCGTCGCCGACTACCGGATGCCGCAGATGAGCGGTATCGAGTTCCTCGAGGCCGCAATGGATCTGTACCCGCTGGCCCGCCGGGTGCTGCTGACCGCCTACGCCGACACCCATGCCGCGATCGATGCGATCAACGTCGTCGACCTCGACCACTACCTGCTCAAACCGTGGGACCCGCCGGCGGAGAAGCTGTACCCGGTCATCGACGCGCTGATCGATGCGTGGCGCTCCGCGGGTGACCGGGCCATCCCGCACACCAAGATCGTCGGCCATCCCTGGAATGCCCGCTCTTCGGAGGTCCGTGAATTCCTGGCCCGAAATCGGCTGCACTACAGCTGGTTTCGCGCCGACGAAGCCAAGGGCGCGCGGCTGTTGGAGGCGGCCGGGCTCGATGGCCTGACGCTCCCGGTGGTGATCACCGAGCAGGGTCAGACGTTGGTGGGACCGTCCGATGCCGAGTTGGCGGCCACCCTGGGGCTCACCACCACGCCGGCCGAGGACTTCTATGACCTGGTGGTGATCGGCGGCGGCCCGGCCGGTTTGGCCGCCGCCGTCTACGGCGCCTCCGAAGGGCTCAAGACCGTACTGATCGAGCGGACGGCCACCGGCGGTCAGGCCGGTCAGAGTTCGCGCATCGAGAACTACCTGGGCTTCCCGGACGGATTGTCGGGCTCGCAGTTGGCCGAGCGCGCGCGCCGCCAGGCCGAGAAGTTCCGGGCCGAATTGATCACCGCCGCCGAGGTGACCGCCCTCGAGGTCGACGGTGCCGCGCGCACCGTCCAGCTGTCCGATGGCCGCTGCATCGGTGCGCGTGCGGTGATCCTGGCGATGGGCGTCGAGTACCGGCAACTGCCCGCGGCGGGCTGCGCCGGGCTCACCGGGGCCGGGGTGCATTACGGGGCGACGTCGTCGGTGGCGGCCGACTGCGCCGGCGACGACGTGTACGTCATCGGCGGCGCCAACTCGGCCGGTCAAGCGGCGATGTTCCTGTCGCGCACCGCGCGGTCGGTGACGATCGTCAGTCGTCGCACCCTCGAAGAGTCGATGTCGCACTACCTGATTCAGCAGATCCGGGCCAACGACCGGATCGTCGAGATGCCCCATACCGTGGTGCACGCCGTCAACGGCAACGGACATCTGGAGGGCATCTGCCTGGAGGACACCCGCACCGGGACGCGGTCGAACTTCCGCTGTGGCCGGATGTTCATCTTCATCGGCGCCGAACCGCGCACCGACTGGCTCGACGGCGTGGTGGTGCGCGACGACCACGGCTTCATCCTGGCCGGGCCGGATCTGCGCGAGGTGTCCGGGTGGACCATCGATCGCCCCCCGCACCACCTCGAGACCAGCGTCCCCGGCGTCTTCGCCGCCGGGGATGTCCGGGCCGAGTCCGCCAAGCGGGTGGCCGCGGCCGTCGGCGAGGGCTCGATGGCGGTGATGCTGGTGCACCGGTATCTGGCCGAGGCCTGA
- the rpsK gene encoding 30S ribosomal protein S11, which yields MPQAKKSASTAKKGQKTRKREKKNVPHGAAHIKSTFNNTIVSITDPQGNVIAWASSGHVGFKGSRKSTPFAAQLAAENAARKAQEHGVKKVDVFVKGPGSGRETAIRSLQAAGLEVGAISDVTPQPHNGCRPPKRRRV from the coding sequence ATGCCACAAGCGAAGAAGTCGGCCTCCACGGCGAAGAAGGGGCAGAAGACCCGTAAGAGGGAAAAGAAGAACGTCCCGCACGGCGCCGCCCACATCAAGAGCACGTTCAACAACACGATCGTGTCCATCACCGATCCCCAGGGCAACGTCATCGCCTGGGCGTCCTCGGGCCATGTCGGATTCAAGGGATCGCGCAAGTCGACGCCGTTCGCCGCGCAGCTGGCCGCCGAGAACGCGGCCCGCAAGGCGCAGGAACACGGCGTGAAGAAGGTCGACGTTTTCGTCAAGGGCCCGGGTTCGGGACGCGAGACCGCGATCCGCTCGCTGCAGGCCGCCGGCCTGGAGGTGGGCGCCATCTCCGACGTCACACCACAGCCCCACAACGGTTGCCGTCCGCCCAAGCGGCGCCGGGTCTAA